The stretch of DNA CAATTCTTACGCCAACCACCAAAGATGAGTTCGATTCTGAAATTGATGAAAAAGGAATCATCGAAACAGGTTTGGTAAGTGCTGAAATCTACGAGCAAATGAAAGCTAAGGCTTTAGAATTGTTTGCTTTTGGTAGTGAATTTTTGGCAGAGCGTGGAATTATCCTAGTGGATACCAAATATGAGTTTGGTTTAGTAGATGGAAAATTAATCTTAATTGATGAAATTCACACGCCTGATTCTTCTCGTTTTTGGAGTGCTGCTGATTATGCTGCTAACCCAGAAACTGCGGAGCAAATTGACAAAGAATTTGTTCGTCAATGGATGTTGGCTAACAAAGTAGATGGCGAGGTGCCTTCTGAATTGGCTGCTGAAGTAGTAGAGGAAACTAGCCGTAGATACCAAGAAATCTACAAAATGGTAACAGGGAAAGAATTTACATTGGTGGATTTGCCTTCTAAGGTTAGAATTTACAACAACTTGGTAAAAGCTGGTGTTATCAAACCTGGTTTTGTAGGGATTGTAATGGGATCTCCTTCTGATTTGGAGCACTGCAAAAAAATCAAAGCATTTGTCGAAAAATATGGCGTTTGTGTTGATATGCGTGTGCTTTCTGCACACAAAAATGGAGAGCGTATTGCTGAATTGGCTGAAATGTACAATACTTCTGTAGAGCCTGTTGGAGTGATTGCTGTAGCTGGACGTTCTAATGGATTGGGTGGCGCTTTGGCTGCTAATTTGAGCGTGCCTGTTGTGAACTGTCCTCCTTATTCTGACAAAACAGATTTGATTCTAAATGTCAATTCTTCTTTGGTAATGCCTTCTAAGACACCTGCAACAACAGCTGTTCATGTTGATAATGCTGCTTATGCAATCGTGCGTAGCTTAAATATTCCTAGTA from Aureispira anguillae encodes:
- the purC gene encoding phosphoribosylaminoimidazolesuccinocarboxamide synthase — protein: MDCLTKFVSPQLKTIHRGKVRDSIRIDDNTRMIVVTDRISAFNKKIKTPIPTKGAVLNGIANFWFEQTKHIIDNHVIEQVDDYITLVKEAEPIRVEMIVRGYLTGSMWRGYQNGKRQISDVVVSDGMVKNQKFDSPILTPTTKDEFDSEIDEKGIIETGLVSAEIYEQMKAKALELFAFGSEFLAERGIILVDTKYEFGLVDGKLILIDEIHTPDSSRFWSAADYAANPETAEQIDKEFVRQWMLANKVDGEVPSELAAEVVEETSRRYQEIYKMVTGKEFTLVDLPSKVRIYNNLVKAGVIKPGFVGIVMGSPSDLEHCKKIKAFVEKYGVCVDMRVLSAHKNGERIAELAEMYNTSVEPVGVIAVAGRSNGLGGALAANLSVPVVNCPPYSDKTDLILNVNSSLVMPSKTPATTAVHVDNAAYAIVRSLNIPSIRERMAQDIMDMKQSLKDADAEIRN